The sequence GCAACCTTTTAACTTTTCGACATTAGCAACGAAAGCATTTCAATACGCCAATGATGAAATGGTTAACGAGGCTGCATTGGCATCAATGCTGATTATTTTGATAAGTGGTGCGTGCATCTTTTCCTTTCACAAAATTTTAGATAAGGAGCATGATTGATGTTTGTTCAAATTAAAAACTTACAATTCCAATATAAAAACACAAAAGAAACGACGATTAAAAATTTCACATTAGATATGACGAAGGGAGAAATTGTTTGCATTCTTGGTGAAAGCGGGAGCGGGAAGAGTACCATTCTGAGATTGCTAGCTGGACTGGAAATCCCTGACGCCGGCTCTATTGTCGTTAATGGAAGGGTATTTATTGACGACCGTCATTACACTCCGCCTGAAAAAAGAGGTATTGGCATGGTATTTCAAGATTATGCTCTTTTTCCTCATATGACTGTAGCCAAAAATATTAAATTCGGATTAAGGAAATGGAGCCGGAAACAAAGGCAGCAGCGTCTTGATGAAATGCTGTCGTTAACCAACCTGGAGGAGTATAAAGACCGTTACCCTCACGAATTAAGCGGTGGTCAGCAGCAACGTGTTGCTCTTGCCAGATCCCTTGCTCCTTCTCCTTCCTTGCTCCTGTTTGATGAGCCCTTTAGCAATCTGGATGCTGACCTTCAGGTCAGAATCAGGGATGACTTGCGGAAGATTTTAAAAGAGACCGGCATCACATCTATCTTTGTTACTCACGATCAGAATGATGCCATAGCATTGGCGGATCGGATTGTTTGTATCAACAACGGAACCATTGAACGAATCGTAACTCCTACAGATTTACTCGAATGCAAATCTGCGAGCAAGATATACACACTTTACACACACCATAATAACAACCAGTTCATCAGGCATAGGCATTCCCATAATTCCAAACCATAGAACGTATATCAGTCGGAATCCCCAAGCTTACAAGTCGTTTCTACTGTACGGACCAATTCCTTGAGTATATAAACAGCCTCTTTTAAAGCGAGGGAGTAGTAGCGCTGCGTCCCTTTTTGTTCTATACTTACCAAACTGACGTCGCGCAGTACCTTTAAGTGGTGAGAAATAGCCGGGCGTGAAAGATTGGATTTCTCGGCAATTTCATTTTGATGCTCCGGTAATCAATGCTGTTTTTGACATGATATTACCTCACTTTTCAATAATTGTAGGTTGAATAGAATCAGATCGATATTCAACCGAAACGGAAACAGTCTGTCATGATGAGTCAAGTACAAGAATGGATGTCCGGTTTGCCCAACTACATTAAGGGTTTGTTTGCAAAACTAAGCTTCGAAAGTAGAGTAAATAAAATGTATTTATTTTATAGTTTAAACCAAAATATGAATAATTCCTGAAAAGTGTACAAAAAAGCATTTTCTATTAGAAAAATGATTGGAGGAATTAAGTTGAAGCTTCCTGGTTATCAGGATAAGGTTGCATGGATTGATTTATCTGAAGAGAAAATTGAGTATAAGGAAATTGGAGAAGATATTAAAGAAAAATACATCGGTGCAAGGGGTATAGGCAATAAATACGTCTTTGACAACGGTCCTAAGGTTAATCCATTAGATGCAGAAAATATGTTGGCAATCATGACTGGGCCGATTACAGGAACACAGGTAACAATGGGAAATAGACTTGCTGTTGTTACAAAATCCCCCTTAACTGGAACAATAACAAATTCACATATGGGCGGATGGGCTGCATCTAGAATCCGTTGGGCTGGATTTGATGGCTTCGTAATCAAAGGGAAGGCTGACCGGCCAATTTACTTATTTGTTGAAAATGGTCAAGTGGAAATTCGCGAGGCTAGCGATATCTGGGGCAAGGGTATTCATGAAGTAGTCCAAATCATGAGAGAACGTTACGGTGAAAAGGATCTAAGTGTAATAGCAATTGGACAGGCCGGGGAAAATCTTGTTAAGTTTTCCGCTATTCTAAACGAGGATGATAGGGCAGCCGGTCGAGGAGGAACAGGAGCTGTTGCTGGGAGCAAAAATCTAAAGGCTATTGTAATTAGAGGTTCAACCAAAAATGCTCTAAAACCAGAGCAAGGGGAAGAGCATAAAAAGGCAAGACAAACTGCTTTGAAAATGATTATGGAAGGCGTTATTACAGCACCCAAAAAAGGTGGACTATCGGTTTATGGTACGAATGTTCTAATGAATGTACTAAACGAGGTTGGAGGACTTCCGGCATATAATGCAAAGCAATCACATTATGAGCTTGCTGATGAGATAAGTGGTGAAGCATATCGAAAGGAGCTTTTGGTTTCAGACCCAACTTGTCATGCTTGTCCTGTCGCATGTAAAAAAGAGGTTGAGGTAAAAGAAGGGAAGTTCAAAACAAGTGTTGAATCCATGGAATATGAAACAGCTTGGTCATTAGGGGCAATGTGCGGGAATCCAATTTACCAATTACCTTTTCTAAGGTTTCTTTTTCACCAATAAATGTAAGATATAACCTGGGAAAGGAAATGATTGGTCCAGCATGATATGTTTCCTCAGGAGAGATTGTAACTGACCAATTACTAGCTTGGTGTAATAAAGAATCATCTTCATTTGTGATAACATCATCACTGGTTAAGTCAGCAATAACCTTTGTATCAAGCCCTTGTAAATGAATGATATTTCTGCCGTTTACTCGCTGGAGAGGCTTCACAACCACACTCAATGGATCAACAACTCCTTTTTGATATTTCTTAGTATGGATCAAATCAGGCGTATTATCACCAACTTTGACTGATATACTAGATTCGGGTACGATGCCGGTGGATCAAGCCCCGAATCAGGGCAGGAATTGCGGAGAATTTTGGAGTAGTATCTTAATATATGATAGCTTTATGGTAAAATAAGACTGGAATCATGGAACGAGTAGCGAAACCATGGAAAGGTGGTACGTCACTTTGAAGCCAAAAGTTTACATTACCAGGCGAATACCAAAAGAAGTGGTAGAAAAAATCGGCCAGCTTTGTGAAGTAAGGATGTGGGGAGAAGAAGATGTTCCTGTTCCGAGGCAAGTATTGGAGGAGGAGATTATTGAGGCAGACGGATTATTCTGTCTCCTCACCGAATCGATAGACGAATCTCTAATCAGTAGGGCAAAAAACCTGAAAGTAATTAGCAATATGGCTGTTGGGTATAACAATATTGATGTTGATGCCGCAACAAGACGGGGGATTATGGTTACCAATACACCGGGAGTATTAACGGAAACGACTGCAGATCTTACTTTTGCTCTATTAATGGCGACTGCCCGCAGAATAGTAGAATCAACTGACTATTTACGGAGCGGAAAATGGAAAACATGGTCTCCAATGTTGCTTACGGGACAAGATGTATATGGTGCAACTTTGGGGATTATTGGGATGGGGAGAATAGGGGAAGCTGTAGCCAAAAGGGCAAAGGGTTTTGATATGAAGGTTCTTTACCATAACCGGAACCGCAAGCTGGAAGCCGAGCAGACGTTTGATTTAGAATATGCAGATTTGCAAACTCTTTTGAAAGAATCAGACTTTGTCTGTGTGATGACACCCTATACTCCTGAAACCCGCAATTTAATCGGTGAAAAAGAGCTTTCCTTGATGAAGAAAACGGCGGTTCTGATTAACACCGCACGGGGCGGAATTGTCAATGAGCAGGCACTGTATGAAGCGCTGAAAAACGGAACGATTTGGGCTGCAGGGTTGGATGTATTTGAAGAAGAGCCGATAAAGCCGGATCATCCGCTTCTAAAACTGCCTAATGTTGTGATGCTGCCGCATATCGGAAGCGCGAGCATCAAGACTAGAACCCGAATGGCAGAAGTTGCTGCAACCAATCTTCTTCAAGCTTTATCCAATCAGACACCGGAGCATCTCGTAAATCGAGAGCTTGTTAACAGATAGACAGGACCGAAGCGCCAGAAATTCCTCACTTAAAGGTGGGAGAATTCTGGCGCATATAGGTTAAACAAGTTTCTTTGTCCAGAAATTCACAATAGATATTTGTTACAATATCATTGTAAAATTCAGATTCCTGACAAATAAGCAGAACACTTCCTTTGTAATCAGTTTGGGAATACCTTGATGGTCTTGTCTTAGGACCGGGACTGAGAGAGCATACCCTCTCCTGGCTATGGACCGCAAGTTTCTATTATGTTATTTATATAAATTTTTGAACAAAGTATCATCAGCAGACAGAAACATGAAGTAAAGATCGAATTTTTTTAAGGGGGTGTTTTTTTGATTACTCGCAGCAAGAAAATAATTGCGGCAATGCTAATGCTTCTAATTTTATTAAGCTTAAATTCCGCTCATTTATATGCCGCCTCATCTGCATCTCTGTCAAATACTCTATTTGCCAGATATACTTCGCCGGAAGGAATCAATTTTGACAGCTACTCAACGAAATGGGATCGACAGAAATTAAAGCAGTTATACGAAGTATTTATCAAAAATCCCCACTCATCAGAACTATCTGTCCTTTCCACTGTAAAACTTTCGCCAGAGGAACCCATAGGTGAAGCGGGCAATGTTACATTAAGCTGGACAATTGATCGGTATGGGAAAATGGAATTCAAATCAGGGCAAACCATAACATTATTTCAAGCGGATCGGTTGACCAGTGTTGAAGAATTGTCTTTTGCATTAAATCATGAATATGGCCATCTTTTTACATACTATTGGCTTATTAAAAAGGAAAATAAATTACCGGTTGATCCCTCAACGGAATGGGCGAAAATCAGAAAATTGAATGGGTTTCCAATTAGATGGGAAAACAGCAAACTGGAATATGACCATTTCTGGCAACCGGAAGAAATTATGGCAGATGATTATGCGATCCTATTTGGAGCACCGGAAGGGAAAACCGGAATAAAAGAGAATACCCTGTTTCAAATTGAGAATACCCTTATTCCACCGGCAGAAAATGTGCCCGGATTACGTGAGTACTGGGCCAAATTATCAGGTATTCAAGTCAATTTACAACCGCTTTACCAACCTGAGCTCACATCATTTCTTATTCGTTATGTTGATGGCGGTTACGGAAAGGAACCGGTCTATACCTTCTCATTTACGCCAGCAAGGGAGAACCCGTCAACGAAGGATAGAATCAATTACTTCTTAATCTTTAGTGAGCAAAATTCTTCCTCGGTTCCTTTTGTTTATGGCCAGTCCGATATTGTGCAAGGAAAAACCACGATACAATACGGAACCAAAATTGAAGGGAACAGGATTTATAGACCTTTCATACCGAAAGAAAAAGGATATATCCGTATTTATGCTTTCGATACCGAAACGAAGCAGATGACCTACTCTCCGATGTATTGGTATGATTTCCGCAATCCGTTTCAACCCAAAGCAATTCCCAATCAATTTGAGAGAAGCAAGATAAACTACCCCGTATCCGTGTTTATTGATAATATCGAACAATTTTACGATCAACAGCCTGTTATCGTCAATGGGTCAACTCTGGTTCCGTTACGGGGTATTTTTGAAACATTAGGAGCGGATATTACATGGGATGGTGCTAACCGGACTGTGACTGCTGTTAAAGGGGATGCCATCATCGTGTTGCAAATAGGTAATGCTTTGGCCCGTATTAACGGAAAGCCCATTATTCTTAGACAGAAACCTGAGATTATCAATAATAGAACAATGGTGCCATTACGGTTTGTCAGCGAAGCTTTGGGTGCTAGAGTCGATTGGGAAGGTGCATCAAAATCTGTTTTCATTGTGACGAAGGATCAATAATCAATGGACAGTTTAAATGCGTTGGCGCGGCAGTATCTTTGCCGCGCCAGTTTTTTAGTGCGCC is a genomic window of Microaerobacter geothermalis containing:
- a CDS encoding copper amine oxidase N-terminal domain-containing protein, encoding MITRSKKIIAAMLMLLILLSLNSAHLYAASSASLSNTLFARYTSPEGINFDSYSTKWDRQKLKQLYEVFIKNPHSSELSVLSTVKLSPEEPIGEAGNVTLSWTIDRYGKMEFKSGQTITLFQADRLTSVEELSFALNHEYGHLFTYYWLIKKENKLPVDPSTEWAKIRKLNGFPIRWENSKLEYDHFWQPEEIMADDYAILFGAPEGKTGIKENTLFQIENTLIPPAENVPGLREYWAKLSGIQVNLQPLYQPELTSFLIRYVDGGYGKEPVYTFSFTPARENPSTKDRINYFLIFSEQNSSSVPFVYGQSDIVQGKTTIQYGTKIEGNRIYRPFIPKEKGYIRIYAFDTETKQMTYSPMYWYDFRNPFQPKAIPNQFERSKINYPVSVFIDNIEQFYDQQPVIVNGSTLVPLRGIFETLGADITWDGANRTVTAVKGDAIIVLQIGNALARINGKPIILRQKPEIINNRTMVPLRFVSEALGARVDWEGASKSVFIVTKDQ
- a CDS encoding aldehyde ferredoxin oxidoreductase N-terminal domain-containing protein — translated: MYKKAFSIRKMIGGIKLKLPGYQDKVAWIDLSEEKIEYKEIGEDIKEKYIGARGIGNKYVFDNGPKVNPLDAENMLAIMTGPITGTQVTMGNRLAVVTKSPLTGTITNSHMGGWAASRIRWAGFDGFVIKGKADRPIYLFVENGQVEIREASDIWGKGIHEVVQIMRERYGEKDLSVIAIGQAGENLVKFSAILNEDDRAAGRGGTGAVAGSKNLKAIVIRGSTKNALKPEQGEEHKKARQTALKMIMEGVITAPKKGGLSVYGTNVLMNVLNEVGGLPAYNAKQSHYELADEISGEAYRKELLVSDPTCHACPVACKKEVEVKEGKFKTSVESMEYETAWSLGAMCGNPIYQLPFLRFLFHQ
- a CDS encoding 2-hydroxyacid dehydrogenase; the protein is MKPKVYITRRIPKEVVEKIGQLCEVRMWGEEDVPVPRQVLEEEIIEADGLFCLLTESIDESLISRAKNLKVISNMAVGYNNIDVDAATRRGIMVTNTPGVLTETTADLTFALLMATARRIVESTDYLRSGKWKTWSPMLLTGQDVYGATLGIIGMGRIGEAVAKRAKGFDMKVLYHNRNRKLEAEQTFDLEYADLQTLLKESDFVCVMTPYTPETRNLIGEKELSLMKKTAVLINTARGGIVNEQALYEALKNGTIWAAGLDVFEEEPIKPDHPLLKLPNVVMLPHIGSASIKTRTRMAEVAATNLLQALSNQTPEHLVNRELVNR
- a CDS encoding ABC transporter ATP-binding protein translates to MFVQIKNLQFQYKNTKETTIKNFTLDMTKGEIVCILGESGSGKSTILRLLAGLEIPDAGSIVVNGRVFIDDRHYTPPEKRGIGMVFQDYALFPHMTVAKNIKFGLRKWSRKQRQQRLDEMLSLTNLEEYKDRYPHELSGGQQQRVALARSLAPSPSLLLFDEPFSNLDADLQVRIRDDLRKILKETGITSIFVTHDQNDAIALADRIVCINNGTIERIVTPTDLLECKSASKIYTLYTHHNNNQFIRHRHSHNSKP